A single region of the Salvia splendens isolate huo1 chromosome 18, SspV2, whole genome shotgun sequence genome encodes:
- the LOC121777320 gene encoding replication stress response regulator SDE2-like → MDAFESEIHQVFVKLLDGSHRILNFAAPSVSISVLKRRIEALTSIPSGLQLLLNSSRILDDHQTLILGQNFQSSETLIPDSSSELGQNRGFTRSRSDGFGNFPVVLNLLLRLRGGKGGFGSLLRGAATKAGQKKTNNFDACRDMSGRRLRHVNAEKKLEEWKAGAEERRLEKMADEFLKKKAKEIKKSGKGNGGDGAEKYVAKYREDSEKCREEVERSVRESVKGLMSSKRKNQDEGNESAAKKFKIWYGKRKLGDNDSDEDEDDDEDGTCAKEEKNEGSVIIDDGNHSDSSNEVGGISGSVAGGELGAGTIEQGSSGICSEEEGSEESLKSTKGLDGCGEDGDSKNGDTPVITIESPKESKDNNGVVSPSESHPSEVHELVSQPPGTSGSEDEVVLAAETRGVSAVESASAAATLENVEKPLNFDDYNSAAMIEVLGLERLKSELQARGLKCGGTLKERAERLFLLKTTPLEMLPKKLFAKK, encoded by the exons ATGGATGCGTTCGAGTCCGAGATTCACCAGGTGTTTGTCAAATTGCTAGATGGGAGCCACCGGATCTTGAATTTTGCCGCGCCTTCCGTCTCCATCTCCGTCCTCAAACGCCGCATCGAAGCCCTAACCTCCATCCCCTCCGGCCTCCAGCTCCTCCTTAACAGCTCCCGTATCCTCGATGACCACCAAACCCTAATCCTCGGCCAGAATTTCCAATCTTCTGAAACCCTAATACCTGATTCCAGTTCCGAATTAGGCCAAAATCGAGGCTTTACTCGATCCCGTTCTGATGGATTTGGGAATTTTCCTGTTGTGCTGAATTTGTTGCTGAGGCTAAGAGGTGGGAAGGGGGGATTCGGGTCGTTGTTGAGAGGGGCGGCGACCAAGGCTGGGCAGAAGAAAACGAACAATTTTGACGCTTGTAGGGATATGAGTGGGCGGAGGCTGCGGCATGTGAACGCCGAGAAGAAGCTGGAGGAGTGGAAGGCGGGGGCAGAGGAGAGGAGGTTGGAGAAGATGGCGGATGAGTTCCTTAAGAAGAAGGCGAAAGAGATCAAGAAGAGTGGCAAGGGAAATGGGGGTGATGGTGCTGAGAAGTATGTGGCTAAGTATAGGGAGGATTCGGAGAAGTGTCGGGAAGAGGTAGAGAGGTCGGTGCGCGAGTCTGTTAAGGGATTGATGAGCTCGAAGAGGAAGAACCAGGATGAAGGGAATGAGTCTGCGGCGAAGAAGTTTAAGATATG gtatggtaagagAAAATTGGGTGACAACGACAgtgatgaggatgaggatgacgATGAAGATGGTACATGCgcaaaagaagagaaaaatgaGGGGTCTGTGATAATAGATGATGGGAATCATTCAGATTCAAGCAATGAAGTAGGTGGAATTTCAGGTTCAGTTGCTGGTGGGGAACTTGGTGCTGGAACTATTGAGCAAGGTTCCTCTGGGATTTGCTCGGAGGAAGAAGGTAGCGAGGAGTCCTTAAAATCGACAAAAGGTCTCGATGGCTGTGGTGAAGATGGCGATAGTAAAAATGGGGATACTCCTGTGATAACGATAGAGAGTCCCAAAGAAAGTAAAGACAATAATGGAGTCGTTTCTCCCAGTGAATCTCACCCCAGTGAGGTACACGAACTGGTTAGCCAACCCCCTGGTACCTCTGGTTCAGAGGATGAAGTGGTTCTAGCTGCAGAAACAAGAGGAGTTTCTGCAGTGGAATCAGCATCCGCTGCTGCAACTCTTGAAAATGTAGAGAAACCTCTTAACTTTGATGATTATAATTCAGCTGCTATGATCGAG GTTCTTGGCTTGGAACGGTTAAAATCAGAACTTCAAGCGCGTGGGTTGAAGTGTGGTGGCACTCTGAAAGAACGTGCAGAGAGGCTTTTCCTTCTCAAAACCACCCCGTTGGAGATGCTTCCTAAGAAGCTGTTTGCCAAGAAATGA
- the LOC121777965 gene encoding beclin-1-like protein has protein sequence MKKNGSASNVSDKGRILAVDPNLPRFLCQKCRQSLCIVGVDSYADRFPGSGMQGSSILGTGSVSGSTRMDHSFVVLPKQRNQTPGVPPRPRGGAMHPDASQSGKAIDESFVVLPPPAASVYKSEPGVDGGGTNLSSPEGGPTSSPTQPLNSGFHSTITVLNRAFDIATTQTQVEQPMCLECMRVLSDKLDKEVEDVNRDIKSYEMCLQRLEGEAKTVLSEPEFLKEKLKIEEEERKLEAAIAETEKQCAEVTAELNELELKSSRFKELEERYWQEFNNFQFQLISHQEERDAILAKIEVSQAHLEQLKRTNVLNDAFPIWYDGEFGTINNFRLGRLPKVQVEWDEINAAWGQACLLLHTMAQYFRPKFLYRIKIVPMGSYPRIMDSSNNTYELFGPVNVFWSTRYDKAMTLFLTCLKEFAEFANSKDKENNIPPEKCFKLPYKIENDKVENYSITQSFNKQEYWTKALKYTLCDLKWALYWFVGNTNFQPLTASVATHADVSSAGSIYNKRPADTRLQSK, from the exons ATGAAGAAAAACGGAAGCGCGAGCAACGTTTCTGATAAGGGTCGGATCCTGGCGGTCGACCCGAATCTCCCGCGGTTTCTCTGCCAGAAATGCCGCCAGAGTCTCTGCATCGTCGGCGTCGATTCCTATGCCGACAGATTCCCCGGCTCAG GTATGCAAGGTTCTTCAATCCTTGGAACGGGTAGTGTTTCTGGTTCAACACGGATGGACCACTCATTTGTTGTGTTGCCAAAACAAAGGAATCAGACCCCTGGTGTTCCTCCTCGCCCTCGAGGGGGAGCAATGCACCCAGATGCTAGCCAGTCTGGGAAGGCAATAGACGAGTCATTTGTTGTGTTACCTCCGCCAGCTGCTTCAGTGTATAAATCGGAACCTGGAGTTGATGGAGGTGGGACCAACTTGTCGTCACCTGAGGGTGGACCCACTAGCTCCCCTACACAACCACTCAATTCTGGCTTCCACTCCACAATAACAGTCCTGAATCGTGCATTTGATATTGCCACTACACAAACACAG GTTGAGCAGCCTATGTGTCTGGAGTGCATGCGTGTTTTGTCTGATAAACTTGATAAGGAGGTTGAAGATGTGAATAGGGACATAAAATCATATGAAATGTGTCTTCAAAGATTGGAAGGAGAAGCCAAAACTGTGCTCAGCGAACCAGAGTTTCTTAAGGAGAAACTGAAG atagaagaagaagaacGAAAGCTCGAAGCAGCAATTGCAGAAACAGAGAAACAATGCGCTGAAGTAACTGCTGAACTAAATGAGCTGGAGTTAAAGTCTAGCCGCTTCAAAGAGTTAGAAGAGCG ATACTGGCAGGAGTTCAATAACTTCCAGTTTCAGTTGATCTCTCATCAG GAAGAGCGGGATGCAATTCTGGCGAAGATTGAGGTCTCACAAGCTCACTTAGAGCAGTTGAAGCGCACCAATGTGCTAAATGACGCCTTCCCGATCTGGTATGATGGAGAATTTGGAACTATCAACAACTTTCGCCTGGGAAGACTTCCTAAAGTTCAG GTTGAGTGGGATGAGATAAATgctgcttggggacaagcttgccTTCTCCTTCATACGATGGCACAATACTTCAGACCAAAGTTTCT ATATCGCATTAAAATAGTTCCAATGGGAAGTTATCCTCGCATAATGGACAGCAGCAACAATACTTATGAGCT CTTTGGCCCTGTGAATGTATTCTGGAGCACTCGTTATGACAAAGCTATGACGTTATTCTTAACGTGTCTAAAGGAGTTTGCGGAATTTGCAAACTCAAAGGATAAGGAAAACAACATTCCTCCAGAAAAATGTTTCAAGCTTCCTTACAA AATTGAGAATGACAAAGTGGAAAATTACTCCATAACACAGAGCTTCAATAAGCAGGAGTATTGGACCAAAGCTCTTAAATACACCCTTTGTGATCTCAAATGGGCTCTCTACTGGTTTGTTGGGAATACAAACTTCCAGCCGCTCACTGCCTCCGTAGCAACCCATGCTGACGTCTCAAGCGCTGGGTCGATCTACAATAAACGACCAGCCGATACCAGGTTACAGTCAAAGTAA
- the LOC121777967 gene encoding non-specific lipid-transfer protein-like: MSRFLYILALLFFVSKYVFSAPSCELVVKDIAPCLGYMQGKDASPECCQGVNDLSGHAKTKEDRTAICNCVKQALSSYKYDPKLIPLLPKKCGSNLELPPIDKDYDCSKV, encoded by the exons ATGAGTCGCTTTCTTTACATACTCGCCCTCCTCTTCTTCGTCTCAAAATACGTCTTCTCTGCTCCTTCATGTGAGCTGGTTGTGAAGGACATAGCGCCTTGCCTCGGGTACATGCAGGGGAAAGACGCCTCCCCTGAGTGCTGCCAAGGGGTGAATGATTTAAGTGGCCACGCTAAAACCAAAGAAGATCGAACCGCCATTTGTAACTGTGTGAAGCAAGCTCTTTCTTCCTATAAGTATGATCCCAAGCTCATCCCTCTTCTTCCTAAGAAATGTGGATCAAACCTTGAGTTACCACCCATTGATAAAGACTATGATTGCTCCAA GGTTTAG
- the LOC121777128 gene encoding long chain acyl-CoA synthetase 4-like isoform X2 gives MAETKKFIIEIEKAREAKDGKPSIGPVYRNVIVKDGFRPLPQGLESCWDSFCQSVEKYPNNQMLGEREMVDGKAGQYVWLTYKEVYDLVLAVGASVRSCGVTQGDKCGIYGANCTRWVVSMQACNAHGLYCVPLYDTLGAGGVEYIICHAEISIAFVEETKISELLKTFPSSEEYLKTIVSFGEVTQEQREVAASFGTNIYSWSEFLLLGKSKKYDIPVKKKADICTIMYTSGTTGDPKGVMISNESILSVISGVNHHLESINEEFSEADVFLSYLPLAHIFDRVIEELFISKGASIGFWHKDIKKLLDDIKELKPTVLCAVPRVLDKIYTGLMEKISSAGVVRQTLFNAAYAYKLHNMSKGYKHSEAAPKIDKLVFKKVREGLGGKLRLILSGAAPLSPNVETYLRVVTCAHVLQGYGLTETCAGSFVARPDDLSMVATVGPPLPVVDICLESIPDMEYNALSSTSRGEICIRGKCLFSGYYKREDLTKEVMIDGWFHTGDVGEWQPDGSLKIIDRKKNIFKLSQGEYVSVENLEGIYSLASTIDSIWIYGSSYESFLVAVVNPNLDSLERWAEENKLKGFEFIKGMYLEPVPFDMERDLITPTYKKKRNKFLKYYQKPIEDMYKNTK, from the exons ATGGCAGAAACTAAGAAGTTCATCATAGAGATTGAGAAGGCAAGAGAAGCTAAAGACGGGAAGCCATCAATTGGGCCGGTTTACAGAAACGTGATTGTCAAAGATGGATTCAGGCCGTTGCCACAAGGCCTGGAGAGCTGCTGGGATAGTTTCTG CCAATCTGTGGAGAAATACCCCAATAACCAAATGCTTGGTGAAAGAGAAATGGTAGATGGAAAG GCGGGCCAATACGTTTGGTTAACTTACAAAGAAGTGTACGATTTAGTCCTAGCAGTCGGTGCATCTGTCCGTTCCTGTGGTGTCACTCAA GGCGACAAATGTGGCATCTATGGTGCAAATTGCACGCGTTGGGTTGTAAGCATGCAGGCATGCAATGCACACGGTCTCTACTGTGTGCCATTATACGACACTCTAG GTGCTGGTGGAGTGGAATACATCATCTGCCATGCCGAGATCTCAATTGCTTTTGTAGAAGAAACCAAAATCTCTGAG CTGTTGAAAACATTTCCCAGCTCTGAAGAATACTTGAAAA CTATTGTAAGCTTTGGAGAGGTAACTCAAGAACAAAGGGAGGTTGCTGCAAGTTTTGGCACAAATATATATTCTTGGAGTGAATTTTTGCTTCTG GGAAAGAGCAAGAAATACGACATCCCGGTGAAGAAAAAAGCCGATATCTGCACAATAATGTACACTAGTGGGACGACAGGCGATCCAAAGGGAGTGATGATCTCAAATGAAAGCATTCTGTCAGTTATTTCTGGAGTGAATCACCATTTAGAGAGCATAAATGAAGAA TTCAGTGAGGCAGATGTGTTCCTTTCCTATCTCCCACTGGCACATATATTTGACCGCGTTATTGAAGAACTGTTCATCTCAAAGGGCGCCTCGATTGGATTCTGGCATAAG GATATTAAGAAGCTTCTAGACGACATCAAAGAGCTCAAACCGACAGTCCTATGTGCTGTTCCGCGCGTTCTAGACAAGATATACACAG GATTGATGGAGAAGATTTCTTCAGCTGGTGTAGTCAGACAAACACTCTTCAACGCGGCCTATGCCTA cAAGCTGCATAACATGAGCAAAGGGTACAAGCATTCTGAGGCAGCTCCAAAAATCGACAAACTTGTATTCAAGAAG GTCAGAGAAGGCCTAGGAGGAAAACTGCGCCTTATCCTATCTGGAGCAGCGCCTCTCTCTCCCAACGTGGAGACATATCTACGCGTTGTTACCTGTGCTCATGTCTTACAAGGATATG GTTTGACAGAAACCTGCGCAGGATCGTTCGTTGCTAGGCCAGATGACCTAAGTATGGTGGCCACAGTTGGCCCTCCCCTCCCAGTTGTAGACATATGCCTAGAATCTATTCCTGATATGGAATATAACGCTCTATCTTCAACTTCTCGTGGAGAGATATGCATAAGAGGGAAATGCTTGTTCTCGGGTTACTACAAGCGCGAAGATCTCACCAAGGAGGTCATGATTGATGGATGGTTCCACACAG GGGATGTTGGTGAATGGCAGCCAGATGGGAGCTTGAAGATCATTGACAGGAAGAAGAATATTTTCAAGCTCTCGCAGGGGGAGTACGTGTCAGTCGAGAACTTGGAAGGCATCTATTCCCTAGCATCCACCATAGACTCG ATATGGATCTATGGCAGCAGCTACGAGTCATTCCTCGTTGCTGTTGTCAACCCCAACCTTGATTCCCTTGAGCGCTGGGCTGAAGAGAACAAG CTGAAGGGATTTGAGTTTATCAAAGGCATGTATCTAGAGCCGGTGCCATTTGACATGGAACGCGATCTTATAACTCCGACTTACAAGAAGAAGAGGAACAAGTTTCTCAAGTATTACCAGAAGCCCATTGAAGATATGTACAAGAACACCAAATGA
- the LOC121777128 gene encoding long chain acyl-CoA synthetase 4-like isoform X1, with product MAETKKFIIEIEKAREAKDGKPSIGPVYRNVIVKDGFRPLPQGLESCWDSFCQSVEKYPNNQMLGEREMVDGKAGQYVWLTYKEVYDLVLAVGASVRSCGVTQGDKCGIYGANCTRWVVSMQACNAHGLYCVPLYDTLGAGGVEYIICHAEISIAFVEETKISELLKTFPSSEEYLKTIVSFGEVTQEQREVAASFGTNIYSWSEFLLLGKSKKYDIPVKKKADICTIMYTSGTTGDPKGVMISNESILSVISGVNHHLESINEEFSEADVFLSYLPLAHIFDRVIEELFISKGASIGFWHKDIKKLLDDIKELKPTVLCAVPRVLDKIYTGLMEKISSAGVVRQTLFNAAYAYKLHNMSKGYKHSEAAPKIDKLVFKKVREGLGGKLRLILSGAAPLSPNVETYLRVVTCAHVLQGYGLTETCAGSFVARPDDLSMVATVGPPLPVVDICLESIPDMEYNALSSTSRGEICIRGKCLFSGYYKREDLTKEVMIDGWFHTGDVGEWQPDGSLKIIDRKKNIFKLSQGEYVSVENLEGIYSLASTIDSIWIYGSSYESFLVAVVNPNLDSLERWAEENKVDGDVSAICRDTRAIDYILGELTKTGKENKLKGFEFIKGMYLEPVPFDMERDLITPTYKKKRNKFLKYYQKPIEDMYKNTK from the exons ATGGCAGAAACTAAGAAGTTCATCATAGAGATTGAGAAGGCAAGAGAAGCTAAAGACGGGAAGCCATCAATTGGGCCGGTTTACAGAAACGTGATTGTCAAAGATGGATTCAGGCCGTTGCCACAAGGCCTGGAGAGCTGCTGGGATAGTTTCTG CCAATCTGTGGAGAAATACCCCAATAACCAAATGCTTGGTGAAAGAGAAATGGTAGATGGAAAG GCGGGCCAATACGTTTGGTTAACTTACAAAGAAGTGTACGATTTAGTCCTAGCAGTCGGTGCATCTGTCCGTTCCTGTGGTGTCACTCAA GGCGACAAATGTGGCATCTATGGTGCAAATTGCACGCGTTGGGTTGTAAGCATGCAGGCATGCAATGCACACGGTCTCTACTGTGTGCCATTATACGACACTCTAG GTGCTGGTGGAGTGGAATACATCATCTGCCATGCCGAGATCTCAATTGCTTTTGTAGAAGAAACCAAAATCTCTGAG CTGTTGAAAACATTTCCCAGCTCTGAAGAATACTTGAAAA CTATTGTAAGCTTTGGAGAGGTAACTCAAGAACAAAGGGAGGTTGCTGCAAGTTTTGGCACAAATATATATTCTTGGAGTGAATTTTTGCTTCTG GGAAAGAGCAAGAAATACGACATCCCGGTGAAGAAAAAAGCCGATATCTGCACAATAATGTACACTAGTGGGACGACAGGCGATCCAAAGGGAGTGATGATCTCAAATGAAAGCATTCTGTCAGTTATTTCTGGAGTGAATCACCATTTAGAGAGCATAAATGAAGAA TTCAGTGAGGCAGATGTGTTCCTTTCCTATCTCCCACTGGCACATATATTTGACCGCGTTATTGAAGAACTGTTCATCTCAAAGGGCGCCTCGATTGGATTCTGGCATAAG GATATTAAGAAGCTTCTAGACGACATCAAAGAGCTCAAACCGACAGTCCTATGTGCTGTTCCGCGCGTTCTAGACAAGATATACACAG GATTGATGGAGAAGATTTCTTCAGCTGGTGTAGTCAGACAAACACTCTTCAACGCGGCCTATGCCTA cAAGCTGCATAACATGAGCAAAGGGTACAAGCATTCTGAGGCAGCTCCAAAAATCGACAAACTTGTATTCAAGAAG GTCAGAGAAGGCCTAGGAGGAAAACTGCGCCTTATCCTATCTGGAGCAGCGCCTCTCTCTCCCAACGTGGAGACATATCTACGCGTTGTTACCTGTGCTCATGTCTTACAAGGATATG GTTTGACAGAAACCTGCGCAGGATCGTTCGTTGCTAGGCCAGATGACCTAAGTATGGTGGCCACAGTTGGCCCTCCCCTCCCAGTTGTAGACATATGCCTAGAATCTATTCCTGATATGGAATATAACGCTCTATCTTCAACTTCTCGTGGAGAGATATGCATAAGAGGGAAATGCTTGTTCTCGGGTTACTACAAGCGCGAAGATCTCACCAAGGAGGTCATGATTGATGGATGGTTCCACACAG GGGATGTTGGTGAATGGCAGCCAGATGGGAGCTTGAAGATCATTGACAGGAAGAAGAATATTTTCAAGCTCTCGCAGGGGGAGTACGTGTCAGTCGAGAACTTGGAAGGCATCTATTCCCTAGCATCCACCATAGACTCG ATATGGATCTATGGCAGCAGCTACGAGTCATTCCTCGTTGCTGTTGTCAACCCCAACCTTGATTCCCTTGAGCGCTGGGCTGAAGAGAACAAGGTTGATGGAGATGTTAGTGCCATATGCAGAGATACAAGAGCTATAGACTACATTCTTGGAGAGCTGACAAAGACTGGGAAAGAGAACAAG CTGAAGGGATTTGAGTTTATCAAAGGCATGTATCTAGAGCCGGTGCCATTTGACATGGAACGCGATCTTATAACTCCGACTTACAAGAAGAAGAGGAACAAGTTTCTCAAGTATTACCAGAAGCCCATTGAAGATATGTACAAGAACACCAAATGA
- the LOC121777129 gene encoding uncharacterized protein LOC121777129 isoform X1, with the protein MKNVQDQQQDIKPNIIAHDYQTEPPNNATEAAIPDSGSVSASSNDNRKVSREDIELVQNLIERCLQLYMNRDEVVKTLLNRARIDPGFTTLVWQKLEEENAAFFRSYYIRLKLKKQIILFNHLLEHQFHLMKYPVPPKVPLAPMQNGIHPMPVTNLPMGYPVIQHPPVPATGQPHIDPMGYSTSSCHIVNGVPAPGNFHPMRMNSGNDMVIDTNTSDVSPIMPPNNAMSSMSDIPVSPTSVASSGHFPFSTSEISGMGVDASALDTAFTSDVASSVGLQLPPDNGVGNSRDSLRSLAQIPWNFSLSDLTADLSNLGDLGALGNYPGSPFLPSDSDILLDSPEQEDIVEEFFVDSDSVPGQCPPSDEEKS; encoded by the exons ATGAAGAACGTGCAG GATCAACAGCAAGACATCAAGCCTAATATTATTGCGCATGATTACCAAACTGAGCCGCCAAATAATGCCACAGAGGCGGCTATACCAGACTCAGGTTCAGTCTCGGCATCAAGCAATGACAACAGAAAAGTATCCCGTGAGGATATCGAACTT GTGCAGAATCTAATAGAACGATGTCTACAGCTGTACATGAATAGAGATGAGGTGGTAAAGACCCTACTCAATCGTGCTAGAATTGATCCTGGTTTCACAACATTAG TGTGGCAGAAGTTAGAGGAAGAAAATGCTGCCTTCTTCCGATCCTACTACATAAGGCTTAAGttgaaaaaacaaataattttatttaaccACTTGCTAGAGCATCAGTTTCATCTAATGAAATACCCTGTGCCTCCGAAGGTTCCATTAGCTCCCATGCAGAACGGAATCCATCCAATGCCTG TCACCAACTTGCCAATGGGATACCCTGTTATACAGCATCCTCCCGTTCCAGCTACCGGTCAACCTCATATCGACCCTATGGGCTATTCAACATCTAGCTGTCACATTGTCAATGGTGTTCCTGCCCCGGGAAATTTTCATCCTATGCGAATGAACTCTGGGAacga TATGGTGATTGACACAAATACATCCGATGTATCCCCAATTATGCCACCAAACAATGCGATGTCCTCAATGTCGGATATACCTGTAAGCCCTACATCAGTGGCATCAAGCGGCCATTTCCCGTTTAGCACATCGGAAATATCAGGCATGGGGGTTGATGCTTCGGCACTTGACACAGCTTTTACATCTGATGTGGCAAGTTCAGTAGGACTGCAGCTTCCTCCGGATAATGGAGTTGGAAATTCTAGAGATTCCCTCAGGTCCTTGGCTCAGATTCCCTGGAATTTTAGTCTTTCAGACCTGACAGCAGATTTATCAAACTTGGGAG ATTTAGGAGCTCTCGGAAACTATCCTGGCTCTCCATTTTTGCCTTCTGATTCTGATATTCTACTTGATTCTCCAGAACAAGAGGATATAG TAGAGGAGTTCTTTGTCGATTCTGATTCTGTGCCAGGGCAATGCCCACCATCGGATGAGGAGAAGTCGTAG
- the LOC121777129 gene encoding uncharacterized protein LOC121777129 isoform X2 has translation MKNVQDQQQDIKPNIIAHDYQTEPPNNATEAAIPDSGSVSASSNDNRKVSREDIELVQNLIERCLQLYMNRDEVVKTLLNRARIDPGFTTLVWQKLEEENAAFFRSYYIRLKLKKQIILFNHLLEHQFHLMKYPVPPKVPLAPMQNGIHPMPVTNLPMGYPVIQHPPVPATGQPHIDPMGYSTSSCHIVNGVPAPGNFHPMRMNSGNDMVIDTNTSDVSPIMPPNNAMSSMSDIPVSPTSVASSGHFPFSTSEISGMGVDASALDTAFTSDVASSVGLQLPPDNGVGNSRDSLRSLAQIPWNFSLSDLTADLSNLGDLGALGNYPGSPFLPSDSDILLDSPEQEDIEEFFVDSDSVPGQCPPSDEEKS, from the exons ATGAAGAACGTGCAG GATCAACAGCAAGACATCAAGCCTAATATTATTGCGCATGATTACCAAACTGAGCCGCCAAATAATGCCACAGAGGCGGCTATACCAGACTCAGGTTCAGTCTCGGCATCAAGCAATGACAACAGAAAAGTATCCCGTGAGGATATCGAACTT GTGCAGAATCTAATAGAACGATGTCTACAGCTGTACATGAATAGAGATGAGGTGGTAAAGACCCTACTCAATCGTGCTAGAATTGATCCTGGTTTCACAACATTAG TGTGGCAGAAGTTAGAGGAAGAAAATGCTGCCTTCTTCCGATCCTACTACATAAGGCTTAAGttgaaaaaacaaataattttatttaaccACTTGCTAGAGCATCAGTTTCATCTAATGAAATACCCTGTGCCTCCGAAGGTTCCATTAGCTCCCATGCAGAACGGAATCCATCCAATGCCTG TCACCAACTTGCCAATGGGATACCCTGTTATACAGCATCCTCCCGTTCCAGCTACCGGTCAACCTCATATCGACCCTATGGGCTATTCAACATCTAGCTGTCACATTGTCAATGGTGTTCCTGCCCCGGGAAATTTTCATCCTATGCGAATGAACTCTGGGAacga TATGGTGATTGACACAAATACATCCGATGTATCCCCAATTATGCCACCAAACAATGCGATGTCCTCAATGTCGGATATACCTGTAAGCCCTACATCAGTGGCATCAAGCGGCCATTTCCCGTTTAGCACATCGGAAATATCAGGCATGGGGGTTGATGCTTCGGCACTTGACACAGCTTTTACATCTGATGTGGCAAGTTCAGTAGGACTGCAGCTTCCTCCGGATAATGGAGTTGGAAATTCTAGAGATTCCCTCAGGTCCTTGGCTCAGATTCCCTGGAATTTTAGTCTTTCAGACCTGACAGCAGATTTATCAAACTTGGGAG ATTTAGGAGCTCTCGGAAACTATCCTGGCTCTCCATTTTTGCCTTCTGATTCTGATATTCTACTTGATTCTCCAGAACAAGAGGATATAG AGGAGTTCTTTGTCGATTCTGATTCTGTGCCAGGGCAATGCCCACCATCGGATGAGGAGAAGTCGTAG